A region of bacterium DNA encodes the following proteins:
- a CDS encoding AAA family ATPase, which yields MNTTRTLTQKQLPEFLLGVAPMRPVFIWGAPGIGKSSLVEQFARNLGLECVSLLGSQLAPEDIIGVPQIEGGKSTFCPPRTIAREAPYCLFLDELNACSHEVQKSFYSLIHEKRVGEYTMPAGSIVIGAGNRTQDSAIVKQMSSALINRMVHVHLEVSHRDWLEWAGANAIHGDIIAYIGLRPDHLWSQPPKHEEPFSTPRAWHMLSDAISGFREISPAHMEALAFGCLSPPHAAQFVAYLKQTRSRFQLGRILKGEMPWPAAPEDRDVLYFLSQSFRAHLIKELPSAKQDQNEAQVQLGHTAKRLIRDLAVISLEMAQMVVATGDDGKSLQDWFMVEIVRDIPRIIDKKP from the coding sequence ATGAACACGACCCGCACCCTCACCCAGAAGCAGCTTCCCGAGTTCCTGCTCGGCGTCGCGCCGATGCGCCCGGTGTTCATCTGGGGCGCGCCCGGGATCGGGAAGTCGAGTCTCGTCGAGCAGTTCGCCCGCAACCTGGGGCTCGAGTGCGTCTCCCTGCTGGGCAGCCAGCTCGCGCCCGAGGACATCATTGGCGTACCGCAGATCGAGGGCGGCAAGAGTACATTCTGTCCGCCGCGGACGATCGCGCGTGAGGCACCGTACTGCCTCTTCCTGGACGAGCTGAACGCCTGCTCGCACGAGGTCCAGAAGTCGTTCTACAGCCTGATCCACGAGAAGCGCGTCGGGGAGTATACGATGCCGGCGGGCTCCATCGTCATCGGCGCCGGCAACCGGACGCAGGACAGCGCCATCGTCAAGCAGATGTCATCGGCGCTCATCAACCGCATGGTGCACGTGCACCTCGAGGTCTCCCATCGCGATTGGCTGGAGTGGGCCGGCGCCAACGCCATCCACGGTGACATCATTGCGTACATCGGCCTGCGGCCGGATCACCTGTGGAGCCAGCCGCCGAAGCACGAAGAACCGTTCTCGACGCCTCGCGCGTGGCACATGCTGAGCGACGCCATCAGCGGCTTCAGGGAAATCTCGCCAGCCCACATGGAGGCGCTCGCCTTCGGCTGCCTTTCCCCTCCGCATGCGGCGCAGTTCGTGGCCTACCTGAAGCAGACCAGGAGCCGGTTCCAGCTCGGCCGCATCCTCAAGGGCGAGATGCCGTGGCCGGCGGCGCCCGAGGACCGCGACGTGCTGTATTTCCTGTCCCAGTCCTTTCGGGCGCATCTCATCAAGGAGCTGCCATCGGCCAAGCAGGACCAGAACGAGGCCCAGGTCCAGCTGGGCCACACGGCCAAGCGCCTCATCCGCGATCTGGCAGTCATCAGCCTGGAAATGGCGCAGATGGTCGTCGCGACCGGGGATGACGGCAAGTCGCTGCAGGATTGGTTCATGGTCGAGATCGTGCGTGACATTCCGCGCATCATCGACAAGAAGCCATGA
- a CDS encoding alpha/beta fold hydrolase produces the protein MGSHTFRSHRGPARAALLAAAWFAVAGLAPAEAAEVAPAQVDPAHATTAESFATAVVARDGAAARALGDAKLAAAMTDATISQIMAAVTAQIGAITGTDAAWLETTESGYTHHRVALRGEKGNLDFQVVIDGDGHVAGLWLKPHQAAPGAAPAAAEGPQPRQVEVSVGPADSALPGTLTLPDGDGPFPVVVLVHGSGPSDRDGNVSGNRPYRDIANGLATKGVATLRYDKRSFANPGSLMAHGAAMTVQHESIDDAVAAVALLRTRPEIDPARVYVLGHSLGGMVAPRIAGQAKADGMIILAGATRPLPEMVLEQVRYIAAVDDTLTMDEVIENERMAESVKRYREAPAGTGSFMGLPAGYLADLEAHDAPAEAAALDIPVLVLQGARDYQVTMEDFRRWQAALRPGPRTCYKVYGDLDHLMRAGAGKSKPADYATPRPVAPMVIEDIARFVQQGCASPRR, from the coding sequence ATGGGAAGCCACACATTCCGATCGCACCGCGGTCCTGCGCGGGCGGCGCTGCTCGCGGCGGCGTGGTTCGCGGTGGCGGGGTTGGCGCCTGCGGAGGCGGCAGAAGTTGCGCCGGCGCAAGTGGATCCGGCCCATGCCACCACCGCCGAATCCTTCGCCACCGCCGTCGTCGCCCGCGACGGCGCCGCGGCGCGCGCCCTCGGCGACGCCAAGCTCGCCGCCGCCATGACCGACGCGACCATCAGCCAGATCATGGCTGCGGTGACCGCGCAGATCGGCGCCATCACCGGCACCGACGCTGCCTGGCTGGAGACCACCGAGAGCGGCTACACGCACCATCGGGTCGCGCTGCGGGGCGAGAAGGGGAACCTCGACTTCCAGGTCGTCATCGACGGCGACGGGCACGTGGCCGGGCTGTGGCTGAAGCCACACCAGGCGGCGCCGGGCGCGGCGCCCGCGGCCGCCGAAGGGCCGCAACCGCGCCAGGTCGAGGTGAGCGTCGGCCCCGCCGACAGCGCGCTGCCCGGTACCCTGACCCTGCCCGACGGTGATGGCCCGTTCCCCGTCGTCGTCCTGGTGCACGGCAGCGGGCCGAGCGACCGTGACGGCAACGTCTCGGGCAACCGCCCCTACCGCGACATTGCGAACGGCCTGGCGACGAAGGGCGTCGCCACCCTGCGCTACGACAAGCGCAGCTTCGCGAACCCGGGCTCGCTGATGGCCCATGGCGCGGCGATGACGGTGCAGCACGAGTCCATCGACGACGCCGTGGCGGCGGTGGCGCTGCTGCGCACGCGGCCGGAGATCGACCCCGCGCGGGTGTACGTGCTGGGGCATTCGCTGGGCGGCATGGTGGCGCCGCGCATCGCCGGACAGGCAAAGGCTGACGGCATGATCATCCTGGCCGGCGCCACGCGGCCGTTGCCCGAGATGGTGCTCGAGCAGGTGCGGTACATCGCCGCCGTCGACGACACCTTGACGATGGACGAGGTGATCGAGAACGAGCGCATGGCGGAGTCCGTGAAGCGTTACCGCGAGGCGCCGGCCGGTACGGGCAGCTTTATGGGGTTGCCTGCGGGTTATCTTGCCGACCTCGAGGCGCACGATGCACCCGCTGAGGCGGCCGCCCTTGACATCCCCGTGCTCGTCCTGCAGGGTGCACGCGACTATCAGGTGACCATGGAGGACTTCCGGCGCTGGCAGGCGGCCCTGCGGCCCGGTCCGCGCACCTGTTATAAGGTGTACGGCGACCTCGACCACCTGATGCGCGCGGGCGCGGGCAAGTCCAAGCCTGCTGACTATGCGACGCCGCGACCGGTGGCGCCGATGGTCATCGAGGACATCGCGCGCTTCGTGCAGCAGGGATGTGCATCGCCGCGGCGGTGA